A DNA window from Streptomyces bacillaris contains the following coding sequences:
- a CDS encoding penicillin-binding transpeptidase domain-containing protein, with the protein MRSGAKVAVVGGVFVLVAGGVGYAAYETLGGDGGGSDNVASQNATPEVKTGPPSAEEIAETSKGFFDAWAAGDAAGAALLTNNEAEAEPVLSSYGEDAHIGDVKITPGTAVGTKVPYTVAATVTYSGKSKPLSYASELTVVRGLTTGKALVDWEPTVVHPQLTAGATLKTGESSTAAIEAVDRNGTVLTKEKYPSLGTVLDTLRQKYGASAGGSPGIETWIDPAEDGQPDINLLTLAEGKPGKVRTSIDAAVQAAAEQAVKRYGESSVAAVQPSTGAILAIANNRADGYNAAMSGQLAPGSTMKIVTASMMIQNGLGSINAPVECPATVSWKGVTFQNLNRFSVNGGTLREAFARSCNSTFIKPVKPLGARAGTALGQEARDHFGLGRDNWQTGVPSFDGSVPESSGAETAASYIGQGKVLMSPLNMASVTATVKNGGFKQPYLIARDVDDRPFATASPLPANVAEQLRQMMRYTATSPTGTGTKSMATVGGDKGAKTGSAEVDGQTSNSWFTGFSNDLAAAAVVQEGGHGGDAAGPVVAEVLRAGR; encoded by the coding sequence ATGCGCAGTGGAGCGAAGGTCGCCGTGGTCGGCGGAGTGTTCGTGCTGGTGGCCGGTGGGGTCGGCTACGCGGCGTACGAGACGCTCGGGGGCGACGGAGGCGGCAGCGACAATGTCGCCTCCCAAAACGCCACGCCCGAGGTGAAGACGGGGCCGCCGAGCGCGGAGGAGATAGCCGAGACGTCGAAGGGGTTCTTCGACGCCTGGGCGGCGGGGGACGCGGCGGGTGCGGCGCTGCTCACCAACAACGAGGCCGAAGCGGAGCCCGTACTCAGCTCGTACGGCGAGGACGCCCACATCGGCGACGTGAAGATCACCCCGGGGACGGCCGTCGGCACGAAGGTGCCGTACACCGTCGCGGCCACCGTCACGTACAGCGGGAAGTCCAAGCCCCTCTCGTACGCCTCCGAGCTGACCGTCGTCCGCGGCCTGACGACCGGGAAGGCGCTCGTCGACTGGGAACCCACCGTCGTGCACCCGCAGTTGACCGCGGGGGCGACGCTCAAGACGGGTGAGTCGTCGACGGCGGCGATCGAGGCCGTCGACCGCAACGGGACGGTGCTCACCAAGGAGAAGTACCCCTCGCTCGGGACGGTCCTGGACACCCTGCGCCAGAAGTACGGTGCCTCGGCCGGCGGTTCGCCCGGTATCGAGACCTGGATCGACCCGGCCGAGGACGGGCAGCCGGACATCAATCTGCTGACCCTCGCGGAGGGCAAGCCCGGCAAGGTGCGGACCTCGATCGACGCGGCCGTCCAGGCGGCGGCCGAGCAGGCGGTGAAGCGGTACGGGGAGTCCTCGGTGGCCGCCGTCCAGCCGTCCACGGGCGCGATCCTGGCCATCGCCAACAACCGCGCCGACGGCTACAACGCGGCCATGAGCGGCCAGTTGGCCCCGGGCTCCACGATGAAGATCGTGACGGCGTCGATGATGATCCAGAACGGTCTGGGCAGCATCAACGCACCGGTCGAGTGCCCGGCCACGGTGTCGTGGAAAGGAGTGACCTTCCAGAACCTCAACCGCTTCTCCGTCAACGGCGGCACCCTGCGCGAGGCGTTCGCCCGGTCCTGCAACAGCACCTTCATCAAGCCGGTCAAACCGCTCGGCGCCCGCGCGGGCACGGCCCTGGGCCAGGAGGCCCGCGACCACTTCGGCCTCGGCCGGGACAACTGGCAGACCGGCGTGCCCTCCTTCGACGGCAGCGTCCCGGAGTCCTCGGGGGCCGAGACGGCGGCCTCGTACATCGGGCAGGGCAAGGTGCTGATGAGCCCCCTGAACATGGCGTCGGTCACCGCCACGGTGAAGAACGGCGGCTTCAAGCAGCCGTACCTGATCGCCCGTGACGTGGACGACCGGCCGTTCGCCACGGCCAGTCCGCTGCCGGCCAACGTGGCCGAGCAACTGCGGCAGATGATGCGCTACACCGCGACCAGCCCCACCGGCACCGGCACCAAGTCCATGGCGACCGTCGGCGGCGACAAGGGCGCCAA